In Miscanthus floridulus cultivar M001 chromosome 5, ASM1932011v1, whole genome shotgun sequence, one genomic interval encodes:
- the LOC136452251 gene encoding glucan endo-1,3-beta-D-glucosidase-like, with amino-acid sequence MARGARPSARLLLLSLGLVLLYFSSGSSVGVADAQKTWCVAKPSASNDILSLNLNYACSQVSCAVIQKGGPCYYPDNLVSRATVAMNLYYAANGRHPWNCYFNNSALVVQSDPSYGSCTYY; translated from the exons atgGCAAGAGGTGCTCGGCCATCTGCGCGGCTCCTGCTCCTCTCCCTGGGGCTTGTGCTCCTCTACTTCAGCTCAG GAAGCAGCGTTGGCGTTGCTGATGCCCAGAAAACGTGGTGCGTGGCCAAGCCGTCGGCGTCCAACGATATCCTGTCTCTGAACCTCAACTACGCGTGCTCCCAGGTGAGCTGCGCCGTGATCCAGAAGGGCGGGCCATGCTACTACCCGGACAACCTGGTGTCGCGCGCCACCGTGGCCATGAACCTCTACTACGCCGCCAATGGCAGGCACCCCTGGAACTGCTACTTCAACAACTCGGCGCTCGTGGTGCAGTCCGATCCCAGCTATGGCTCCTGCACCTACTACTGA
- the LOC136454711 gene encoding uncharacterized protein, with amino-acid sequence MAAAAPGRPRGVIYGGRLGSRAPVAGPGSGGGGAGGTHVRSRPWDSTCAPLASLTSHGCGGELGRFGHGENGGSVKALAAAGGRVFSAHQDGRVLVWRVSRRSRSENAFKLVAALPTARDDLGRVFRQASYVQTTTACPQTQSERIEKISIPMVFGQWRI; translated from the coding sequence ATGGCTGCGGCGGCgcctggccggccacggggcgtCATCTACGGCGGCCGGCTGGGCTCGCGCGCACCCGTGGCCGggcccggcagcggcggcggcggggccggaGGCACCCACGTGCGCTCGCGCCCGTGGGACAGCACTTGTGCCCCTCTCGCGTCGCTCACGTCCCACGGCTGCGGTGGTGAGCTGGGAAGGTTCGGCCACGGCGAGAACGGCGGCTCCGTCAAGGCGCTGGCGGCCGCGGGCGGGCGGGTCTTCTCCGCGCACCAGGACGGCCGCGTCCTCGTCTGGCGCGTCTCCCGCCGCTCCCGCTCCGAGAACGCCTTCAAGCTCGTCGCCGCGCTGCCCACCGCCAGGGACGACCTGGGCCGGGTGTTCCGCCAGGCCAGCTACGTGCAGACGACGACGGCATGTCCTCAAACTCAAAGTGAACGGATCGAGAAGATAAGCATACCCATGGTGTTTGGTCAATGGAGGATATAG